A DNA window from Candidatus Bathyarchaeia archaeon contains the following coding sequences:
- a CDS encoding ABC transporter ATP-binding protein: MITFREKFIYLIFILLFDMLRLKNVIKTFGALRAVDNVSLEINEKEIVGLIGPNGSGKTTLFNLITGTLHPDSGKIEFRGRDITRLPSFKICRLGISRVHQIPRPFLKMTVLENVITAHLYGGKGNMNETHTKAYEILEFIGLERKAEVLASSLNIYERKLLEIARSLATGCKLLLLDEPISGLNPVEAEKAEGMIRKIRDELGITIFWIEHIMRSIKRVAERIIVMNHGKKIAEGTFEEVSNNEEVIRAYLGEKYVF; this comes from the coding sequence ATGATTACTTTTAGAGAAAAATTTATTTACTTAATCTTCATTTTGCTTTTCGATATGCTAAGGTTAAAGAATGTTATTAAAACTTTTGGGGCATTAAGAGCTGTAGATAACGTCAGTTTAGAGATAAATGAAAAAGAAATAGTTGGACTTATTGGTCCAAATGGTTCAGGAAAAACAACTTTGTTCAACCTAATAACGGGAACGCTTCATCCTGATAGTGGTAAAATTGAATTTCGAGGGAGAGATATCACAAGGTTACCCTCGTTTAAAATTTGCCGTTTAGGAATTAGCAGGGTTCATCAAATACCTCGACCATTTTTGAAGATGACGGTTCTTGAAAACGTAATTACTGCTCATTTATATGGTGGAAAGGGAAATATGAATGAGACACACACAAAAGCTTACGAGATTTTGGAGTTCATTGGGCTAGAGAGAAAAGCAGAGGTCTTAGCTTCATCCCTCAATATATATGAACGTAAGCTTCTTGAGATAGCAAGATCCCTAGCCACAGGGTGCAAGCTTTTACTTTTAGACGAACCCATTAGTGGCTTAAATCCGGTTGAAGCAGAAAAAGCTGAGGGAATGATTAGGAAAATCCGTGATGAACTTGGCATCACCATCTTTTGGATTGAGCATATAATGAGATCCATAAAAAGAGTGGCTGAACGTATTATCGTCATGAACCATGGGAAAAAAATAGCTGAAGGCACCTTTGAAGAAGTATCCAATAATGAAGAGGTTATTAGGGCATATTTGGGCGAAAAATACGTCTTTTAG
- a CDS encoding ABC transporter ATP-binding protein has translation MLEVNQLCVSYGELQVLFNISLFVKKGELVALLGPNGAGKTTFTKAVIGLLKPKTGSIFFLGKRIDNLPTPDIVKMGVAIVPEGRRLFPLMTVKENLLMGAYASREARKKTKDTLDRVYNLFPRLKERENQLAKTLSGGEQQMLAIGRALMSLPKLLILDEPSLGLAPNLVSDVLDVIEKLNKDDGLTILLIEQNVRAALQIADRGYVIENGRVVLEGEAGEMLKEEYIRKAYMGGA, from the coding sequence ATGCTAGAGGTAAATCAATTGTGTGTCTCTTACGGTGAATTGCAGGTTCTTTTCAATATTTCCCTTTTTGTTAAAAAGGGAGAACTAGTAGCGCTCTTGGGACCTAACGGCGCTGGTAAAACCACATTTACAAAGGCGGTTATTGGATTACTTAAACCGAAAACGGGTTCAATATTTTTCTTAGGAAAACGGATAGACAATTTGCCCACGCCTGACATTGTTAAGATGGGAGTAGCAATTGTCCCTGAAGGTAGAAGGCTTTTCCCTTTGATGACTGTTAAAGAAAACTTATTGATGGGAGCTTATGCATCTAGAGAAGCAAGGAAGAAGACCAAAGATACGCTTGATAGAGTTTATAACCTATTCCCTAGACTGAAAGAGCGAGAAAACCAGTTAGCTAAGACTTTAAGTGGTGGAGAGCAACAGATGCTAGCCATTGGTCGAGCTTTAATGTCATTGCCCAAACTACTAATCCTAGATGAGCCATCCTTAGGTCTCGCACCTAACCTTGTCTCAGATGTGCTTGATGTTATCGAGAAGCTCAATAAAGATGATGGTTTAACGATTCTACTCATTGAGCAAAATGTTAGGGCAGCACTTCAAATAGCTGATAGAGGATACGTTATTGAAAATGGCAGAGTTGTGTTGGAGGGAGAGGCTGGGGAAATGTTGAAAGAAGAATACATTAGAAAGGCTTATATGGGCGGCGCTTAA
- a CDS encoding branched-chain amino acid ABC transporter permease, whose protein sequence is MNWLVILNLSFRALLFGGFLSLAACGLSLAFQLGFINAAHGDMAVLAAYLSWTLLTIFGIDPFISLIIVAPLIVTIGFALQKFLLNRFLLRGQMDTVLIITFSIGMIIRNAIQLIFFADPRSLAQPYILQGFSIGFLNIPFAYLINFIFALMMFTILHLFFVKTFAGRAFRAVPQDCEAAMMFGVKPEVAYMYGMGIMALTQAVFGVLMGVTYVFFPTSGMTYLLLPLGAIMLAGLGSLKKTFIGGLIMGEILILSGYFFGSEYQYIICHLITLILILFRPEGLLTRRS, encoded by the coding sequence GTGAACTGGCTGGTAATTCTTAATTTATCTTTTCGTGCACTATTATTTGGCGGCTTTCTAAGTCTTGCTGCATGCGGTCTTTCGTTAGCATTCCAACTAGGATTTATTAACGCTGCACATGGTGATATGGCTGTTCTTGCAGCATATTTAAGCTGGACCCTTTTAACAATCTTCGGAATAGACCCCTTTATTAGCTTAATTATTGTTGCACCACTAATTGTCACAATCGGATTTGCGCTACAGAAATTTTTACTCAACAGATTTTTGTTAAGAGGACAAATGGATACCGTTCTTATAATAACTTTCTCGATAGGCATGATTATTCGAAACGCCATCCAATTAATATTCTTTGCAGATCCTAGGAGCCTAGCGCAGCCATACATATTGCAAGGCTTCTCTATTGGATTCTTGAATATACCTTTTGCGTACCTTATAAATTTCATCTTCGCATTAATGATGTTCACGATTCTACATCTCTTTTTTGTAAAGACCTTTGCTGGAAGAGCTTTTAGGGCAGTTCCGCAGGATTGCGAAGCTGCAATGATGTTTGGGGTAAAACCTGAAGTTGCCTATATGTATGGAATGGGAATTATGGCACTAACTCAGGCGGTTTTTGGGGTCTTAATGGGCGTAACTTATGTTTTTTTCCCAACCTCTGGGATGACGTATCTACTTTTACCCCTAGGTGCCATTATGCTTGCTGGTCTTGGAAGTCTGAAGAAGACTTTCATTGGAGGCTTAATTATGGGTGAGATCTTGATTTTAAGCGGTTATTTCTTCGGCTCCGAATATCAATATATTATCTGCCACTTGATAACGCTAATTCTCATACTCTTTAGACCTGAAGGGCTTCTTACTAGGAGGTCCTAA